ATTCTGCTTCTGAGTAGTTTAATAATGGCAGATGAAAATACATATTCAGCATGTCATTCGGAACAATGTCTTCAAGGACTTCTGAAATGTTCAGGACAATCTTGCCTATGTCATCCGTATTTCGGGCTTCATAGAGCTTCAGCAGTTCACTCTGGATAAACGGCACAGCCAGATCAATTGAATTTGTCAGAGCCGGAAACTCTTCAAGCGGAGAATCCGATGTTGCTTTTAAATAAAAAGCATTAAAGAGTGCATCCGTATAAATGCTTCTCTCCTGGTTGATTGTTAATTGGCTTTTAAAAAAACGTCTGTACATCGAGCGTCTGGCAGCAAACACCTTTGTTGTGCCGGGACGTTCATGCTTGCAGTGCTCCTCAAGCCGCAAATCCTCAAGCATTACAAACAGCTGCTTCGCAAAGCTTGAAACGGCTAGTTTCTGCACATGTGATAAAAAGGCATCAACTGCAAGGAAATCCGTGTATTTATAGCTGCCGATGCTTCTTAAAAATACATCGCTTTTCAAGCCATTCACCATATCCCGGCGCGGCCGGTTATCCCAGAAGTGGCTGATGTACACTTTCTGAATGAACGGATCATAGTAAGACTGCACGGCAAATTCAACCTCAGTCTCATCTTTTTTGGTAAGAGTCTTTGCCAAGTCGGAGAGCTCCATAAATAAAAACGAATCGACCCGCTTGTCATTAAATTTTATATATTTCATGACACGGCCCCTTTACACAAAAAGAGTTTCTGCAATATTTTGAATCGCTGCCTTTTCCCTGTCGTCTTCAAGTTTTTCAGTGATTCCGCGTGAGATAGCCCGAAGCGGCGGCATATAGACAGCTAAGTCACATGTGTCGATAAGTGCTCTTACAGACGCAGCTTCTTCCGAAATTTGACCATTCTGCACCTGGGTGATCAGATCAGATGAAAGAGTAACAAACTGACTGATCAGCTTTTCATTTGTAAGCATAGATTGTGAGCGCAGTACGGCCTTTAGCTGTTCACCTTGAATATATGGCACTTCAATCACAACGAAACGATTTTTTAGGGCTTCATTTAAAGGAACAGTACCTACGTAACCTTCATTAATAGCTGCAATCACGCCAAAGTCGCTGCTTGCTTTGATTACCTCTCCTGTAAATGGATTCGTAATCATTTTACGGTAGTCCAGCACTCCATTTAAAATCGGCAATGTTTCGGGCTTCGCCATATTAATTTCATCTATATATAAGATATGACCTTTTTTCATCGCATGAATGACAGGACCTTCAATAAATTCAATGCTCGTTTTCGAACCTTCCTGCGAGATGGTTTTGTAGCCAAGCAGGGCCTCCGCATCAAGATCCACGCTGCAATTTATGTTGTGCATCGGCTGGCCGAAAAGATTTGACAGTGTCTCGGCAAGCTTTGTTTTACCCGATCCTGTAGGTCCTTTTAATAAAACATTTTTGCCTAATGATAAAGCGATCATGGCATCAAATAAAATCGCATCTTCTGAAGGCATGTACCCGCCTTTGCCGATCAGCATCGCATCTTCGCTGTTTTTAAATGTTTCCGATCTTTTTTTTATGTCTGACAGTATATTATTCGGGAGATTTAAAGCTTCTAATTGTGATGTCATAGTATGGTTTTCCCTTTCCTAGTACAATTTCTCTGACCAAGTATACTAGAAATCCGATGCTTACTCAAAGGTATTGATTGCTGTAAACGCGTTCATGCCGATAATGAATAATGTAATAGATCTTTCAACTGCAAACAGTGCTGATTTTTTAAACGCCTTTTTACAGTTAACATATAAAGGAAAAGAAAAAAGACCCTTAATTAAGCTCTTATTCCGTTACAAAAAGAAAATTGACCAGAACTATATTGCGAATAAATAGAAGAATTACAGTGAACAATAAATGCATTACTGCCCATTAAACACGGCTAGTTCATTGATTTACAGGTGAGGGATGTTTATGTTTTGGAATAAGAAAAAAAGGGGTTTAGTGCAGCAAGAAAGCACGAAGCAAACACTGGCTCTGGAAAATCAGCCCTTATCTATAGAAGAGTTTAAAAAAATACTCGAAAAAATGGATGACGCTGAAATTATTGAGCCTGAAAAGAATGACTTTCATAAGCTGACGCTGATCTATATAAGGACATTAATTGACCTAGAGCGTTTGAATGAAAGTATTATTGAACCACTTAAAAGATCAGCACAAGAGCAAGTATTAAAAAAGATGGCTGCATCAAAAATTAAGGAAGTTACCTCTATCGCTGAAGCAAATAAACAGCTTTTTTCAGGGGCTGTTTTGATATATGATCCTGCTAATAATGTTTGGGCTGCTATTCCGCTTAAAAACCCTCTAGGCAGATCAATAGAAACTTCAGAAACAGAGACAATTTTATATGGTGCTAAAGATAGTTTCAGTGAAAATATTGAAGATAATATTTCATTGATTCGACATAGGCTTCCAATTCCGAGATTAAAAACGGAAAAATTCACTGTTGGATCTTTAAGTCAGTCCACCGCAGTCATCATGTACATAGAAGGCCTGACCAATCCTGAATTTATAGAGACTGCAAAAAAGAAGATTGAAGAAATTAATTTTGACCTTTTTTTTGACTCTTCTCAGCTGGCCGCTTTTATGGAGGAGAACAGTAACAGTATCTTCCCCCAATTTCAGCAAACGGATCGGCCGGATGTTTGCGCTTATTCGCTGGGTCTGGGTAAAATTACGATTCTTTTAGACAATACTCCTTTTGTGCTTGTAGCACCGATCACTTTTTTTCACTTGTTCCAATCACCAGAGGATTATATAAACCGATGGCCAGTTGCCAGTTTTTTAAGATGCATTCGTTACTTGAGCTTTTTTATTTCAATTACTTTAATCCCTTTTTATGTTGCATTAACTACACATCATTATCAGATGATTCCTCTTCAAATTTTATTTGTCCTGATGGAATCCAGAACAAAACTGCCCTTCTCCCCTTTCTGGGAAGCCTTTCTAATGCTGATCATCTTGGAGATTATTAAAGAGGCAAGCTTAAGAATGCCGACAAAATCCAGTCAAACCCTTGGTGTAATTGGGGGTATAGTCATTGGTCAAGCTGCCGTAGAAGCAGCCTTTGCCAGTAAAGTTTTAATTGTCATGGTTGGAATATCAACGATTGCATCTTTTTTAATCCCAAATTATTTAATGACAAAAGCAAATTCCCTGATCCAATTTGGCTTTCTGATTTTATCTTCTATTTTTGGAATCTTTGGCATTGCGATTGGTTTGATCCTGCTTTTTGCCCACCTTAATGGACTAAATTCTTTAAAGGAACCTTATTTTTCACCGGTTGCCCCCTTCTATGGAAAGGATTGGAATGATCTATTCATACGAGGTCCGCTGACAAAAATGAAAGAGCGTCCTGAACATTTGCATCCTGTTCAGAAATGGAGATACAGTCAAAGGAGATGAGATAATGAAACCTATTTCTCTATATGATCGAACGTATGCCTTTAACGGTATGTATATCATGCTTATGACAAATAGGCTTCAGATGCTCTATTTCTTTATTGTCTTGCCAATGTACTTGATTCACCCCTATATGATTTGGGGAATTATCGGGGTTGGCATTCTTTCACAGTTAAATTTGATTTTGCTGTCTAAATGGTTTCAATCTGAGTATTCTAAAAAAGGATATCAAGGATTTATCGAATTATTCGGCAAGCGCATGGTTCGATTTTTTTCTTTCCTAGGATTGTTTTTCATTCTTTTAAAAATATTAGTAATCGTGCTAGGTTACGCAGAGATTGTAGAACAGTTTATTTTCCCTTCCATGAACAGCAAGTGGCTGATCCTTACGATTTTGCTCGTTTGCTTCTACGTTGCCTCGCAGGGAATGGAAAAAACCATTGGCTTTGCAGTGATTGCCTTTTTTTGTACAGCTTGGCTCATTCTCTTATTTTATATTTTTTTCCTGCCTCCAAATGCTTCTGTTTACGACCTTTACCCTCTCATACCGTTTGATTGGCCGGACGGTTCATGGAAAAGTTTATTGTTGATTTGGTCATCATTGTCAGGACCAGAATATTTAATCTGTTTAGCAACTTGGCTGAAGCCAAATCAGAACTTCCTTAAATATCTCTCTTTTGCAAATGCCATGACGATTCTGGAATACTTACTTTTATTTATTGCTTCTTTACTGTTCTTCGGAGCAGATTATTTAAGCTTCAGTAAATTTCCTATTGTTCATTTGGCACGATATCTTCAATTTCCTTTCATTGAGAGAATCGATATCATTTTAATTTCGATCCTTTTATTTAACGCCATCTTTGCGGGAGCATTGTTATTATTGTATTTTTATGGCGGCTTAAAAATTGCTGCTTCAAAATTGAATAAACAATCGAGGAGGGTCGGTTTTTACGCCTGTTTTATTATTATATTTATCTGTCTCTATCTTTCTAATGAATGGCTTAGTCAATTTGGAATGGAACAGAGCGTATTATTGAACATTCAAATTTGGTCAGGAGCTTTAACTTATTTACTTGTTCCGTCTTTCTTATTTTCAGCCATGAAACGAAAAGGACGTGAAAAGACATGAGTAAACTAAAAAAAAGGACTGCCGGCTTATCGCTTATCTTTATGATTCTATTAACCGGATGCAGTCCCTTTGTCGAGAACAATACGATCGAAGAGATAGCACCCGTTACTTTTTGGTCTGCCAGGTCTGGTGAAAATGATCAAGTAATATTAAGCACATTAACCCCGCCCCTGCTCAAAGAAAAGAAACGGATCATTACGATGCAGGTGGACCTTTTAAAACAGGGCAGCAAAAATTTTAATTTGAATTATTACCGCGAAATAAAATCAGGACAAGTTCGAATGCTCATCATTTCTGAAGATTTCGCTAAAAAAGGTATTACCTTTTTAATTAATACTTTGCTTGCTGATCCTGATATTTCACAGCGCATCTATTTGGTAGTCGTAAATGGGAACTTTGATGAATATCTTCAAAATCAGCTGGAACAGGAAGAAAACATTGACTATTATCTCTACCGTATGCTTAAGCATTATGAGGAAAATGACCAAGGGGAACTCACAATTGCAAATTTGCATGAATATAAAAATAAATTATATACACCTTACTCTGATCCTATTCTGCCTGTATTTAAAATTGAGGAGGACAATTTCGTATACGCTGGAACAGGTATTTTCAGAAATGACAAGCTTCTTTATACCCTCTCCTATTTAGAGGATCAAATTTATCAGCTGATTGATAACAATTACTATTTAAAATTCCTTCCGCTGTCATCTTTCTCTGCTGTACTTGGGCAAGTCCGCTCAGATGTGAAGATCGATCTGAACCCCAGCAGAGATATCCTTTCATTAAATGTTAATTTACATGCAAGACTTGAGGAGTACAGAGGAGATAAAAACCTTTTCAATGAAAAAGAATTAACGACGCTTAATAATGAACTGGAAACATATTTTGAAAAACAGACAAAAGAATTAATCAAAAAGCTGCAAGATTTAGAAGCAGATCCTATTGAAATAGGAAAACGCATTAAAACACCTTTTACTAAGCCGCCTACTGAAAAAGAGTGGCTGCAAAAATGGGGAAAATTGAAAGTGGAAGTGAGCTATCAGCTTGATATCGAGCCTCTAACAAATATGAAAAATGAAAAAGAATGAAACCTTTTACGGTTTCACTCTTTTCATCATTTAATGTCTATGAGTGCCTTTTTGTGAGTTTGTGATGACAAATCCTGGATCGGGCACATAAAAATACTGAATCCATACGCCGTCTAAAAAGTCTTCGCGCTGATCAAGCAGCACATCAATCTCTTTATCTGTCTTTACAATTTCATCATGCTCAGTCGGTGTATCAAGCGCTAGGTCATAATGAGCGTGATCGCCGTGCATTTCAGTCACAACGACACGTATCATTTTACCATCAGCTTCTTCCGTACTCAGCAGCTTTTTTAATTCTTTTGCAGCAT
The window above is part of the Metabacillus dongyingensis genome. Proteins encoded here:
- a CDS encoding ATP-binding protein, which translates into the protein MTSQLEALNLPNNILSDIKKRSETFKNSEDAMLIGKGGYMPSEDAILFDAMIALSLGKNVLLKGPTGSGKTKLAETLSNLFGQPMHNINCSVDLDAEALLGYKTISQEGSKTSIEFIEGPVIHAMKKGHILYIDEINMAKPETLPILNGVLDYRKMITNPFTGEVIKASSDFGVIAAINEGYVGTVPLNEALKNRFVVIEVPYIQGEQLKAVLRSQSMLTNEKLISQFVTLSSDLITQVQNGQISEEAASVRALIDTCDLAVYMPPLRAISRGITEKLEDDREKAAIQNIAETLFV
- a CDS encoding spore germination protein gives rise to the protein MFWNKKKRGLVQQESTKQTLALENQPLSIEEFKKILEKMDDAEIIEPEKNDFHKLTLIYIRTLIDLERLNESIIEPLKRSAQEQVLKKMAASKIKEVTSIAEANKQLFSGAVLIYDPANNVWAAIPLKNPLGRSIETSETETILYGAKDSFSENIEDNISLIRHRLPIPRLKTEKFTVGSLSQSTAVIMYIEGLTNPEFIETAKKKIEEINFDLFFDSSQLAAFMEENSNSIFPQFQQTDRPDVCAYSLGLGKITILLDNTPFVLVAPITFFHLFQSPEDYINRWPVASFLRCIRYLSFFISITLIPFYVALTTHHYQMIPLQILFVLMESRTKLPFSPFWEAFLMLIILEIIKEASLRMPTKSSQTLGVIGGIVIGQAAVEAAFASKVLIVMVGISTIASFLIPNYLMTKANSLIQFGFLILSSIFGIFGIAIGLILLFAHLNGLNSLKEPYFSPVAPFYGKDWNDLFIRGPLTKMKERPEHLHPVQKWRYSQRR
- a CDS encoding GerAB/ArcD/ProY family transporter, with translation MKPISLYDRTYAFNGMYIMLMTNRLQMLYFFIVLPMYLIHPYMIWGIIGVGILSQLNLILLSKWFQSEYSKKGYQGFIELFGKRMVRFFSFLGLFFILLKILVIVLGYAEIVEQFIFPSMNSKWLILTILLVCFYVASQGMEKTIGFAVIAFFCTAWLILLFYIFFLPPNASVYDLYPLIPFDWPDGSWKSLLLIWSSLSGPEYLICLATWLKPNQNFLKYLSFANAMTILEYLLLFIASLLFFGADYLSFSKFPIVHLARYLQFPFIERIDIILISILLFNAIFAGALLLLYFYGGLKIAASKLNKQSRRVGFYACFIIIFICLYLSNEWLSQFGMEQSVLLNIQIWSGALTYLLVPSFLFSAMKRKGREKT
- a CDS encoding Ger(x)C family spore germination protein; amino-acid sequence: MSKLKKRTAGLSLIFMILLTGCSPFVENNTIEEIAPVTFWSARSGENDQVILSTLTPPLLKEKKRIITMQVDLLKQGSKNFNLNYYREIKSGQVRMLIISEDFAKKGITFLINTLLADPDISQRIYLVVVNGNFDEYLQNQLEQEENIDYYLYRMLKHYEENDQGELTIANLHEYKNKLYTPYSDPILPVFKIEEDNFVYAGTGIFRNDKLLYTLSYLEDQIYQLIDNNYYLKFLPLSSFSAVLGQVRSDVKIDLNPSRDILSLNVNLHARLEEYRGDKNLFNEKELTTLNNELETYFEKQTKELIKKLQDLEADPIEIGKRIKTPFTKPPTEKEWLQKWGKLKVEVSYQLDIEPLTNMKNEKE
- a CDS encoding iron-sulfur cluster assembly accessory protein, whose amino-acid sequence is MNCKINRNAAKELKKLLSTEEADGKMIRVVVTEMHGDHAHYDLALDTPTEHDEIVKTDKEIDVLLDQREDFLDGVWIQYFYVPDPGFVITNSQKGTHRH